Below is a window of Rhodamnia argentea isolate NSW1041297 chromosome 11, ASM2092103v1, whole genome shotgun sequence DNA.
TCGATCGCCATCACGAAGAACCTACGCCCTAAAGGGATGAGGCACCAAATCATCAAAGCATTCCTCTACGCAGATAGTCGTGATGCGTTTTTCCTAGACCTTATTCGTGCCGGGGACCGGGTGACGGGTAACCCGAAACCTAGTGTGAGATGGAATGCCAAACTTAATCGGACATTGCTGATTTGACATCTTACCTTGGACCTGAAAAATGTTACCATAATAGGGTGAGATataatctcggtgagttaacgcctaagcccgactaaggcgttgattcgtccaaaTAGTCTTATCAATCAATTACTTGGCACTAGATAGGTATATCAATCACAAGCAACTTACCTATCGAGATatcatgcataatgcaatgtgAATGCAACATATGATCAGGTTAAATCAAAGCAATAAtcattcaaataatcataatgCATCCGAGCATCGATTAGACATTGTACACTACTTGAGGCCCATTTATTAATTGATAATCCGCGACAAATATTAAAATCTACACTACCCCTTAACGGTGTCTTACGTAAacttgtgacattctgaatttcgtaccattttgagactattgaatgaagattatctaccgatgtacttcattttcatttctcagggatccgatcaatcccgtttataccgaccaaaaagggaaaggctaaggcacgacaatgtacgtggacctaggaaactcgaatgagaattgacattttgaccataagaattgctgagggaatatttagagctagTAAAGGTCGATCTAAGGACGATTATGAAATCCATTACTAGCGTTATACGATTGGAGCGCGGGTGATTctgcttaaccaatgtataatttgcgacattttcctaaattggatctTGACGATCGTGACCTAAGGGACTAGTAATAAAATTTCGCAATTTCATGACAACCAATATGGtcatgacttgagtaagcctaagagtgatgaaaatcattgAGTCAATAAGTGTAAGGTCGCTGCAAAAGCCGCCCGTCAGGTTGAGATGAACTGAAATTACGttcgaaggaaaatgaattAGGAAATGAATTCTCGAAAtggggaaaatggaaatgaagaattccaattttggtctttctttCCCCTTGGCTACCGAAAATTGGATGAGAAAGGGGTCAATGGAAGTCAAAGCTTCTAGAGAAAATTTATGGATAAGAGTTAACCAAGATATTTGGACTTCATTTGACCCATGTGCTCTATTATTTTGTTTGGACCAAACCAATAATGGAGACCaagcttctcacacactctttGACTTCAGTTGACCAGCCACTCTTGCTCTTCACGTTCCTGCCTTGCTGTTCTTTCACTTTCTGCACTTCCACAGAAAGTTGCTCAGCCCGACAAGCCCCGATTCCCTTTACTATTTCGGCCATAACTTCTTCTTCCGACATCGGTTTAAGGTGAGATCACCTCCATTTGAAAGCTTATCGTCTTATCTTTCTAGGAACATATTATGAGTAAAATTTGGCCCAGTAGATTTTCCTGTAGGTccgattgaatggacaaaggtccagtcgggattgaatctgacccggtttgagagagagctcgCTTACAATGGttttaagaactcatttttgcttcaaaatttttgtgggatgTTCTAGACATATAGTACTTGATTTGGCTGAGTTAGGATCTCAAATTTAGTTGAGTATTGATGAGTAATCATGGCTGAATGGAGATGATTTTTGAGGAGCAGAAACTGCCTGTTTGCATGTCTGAGAGAATTGGATGAATTGGAGATCTTCAAAGttttattttgacttcaaattttcggtgaactcATGAGACATACAGAATAAGGTTTTAGCAAGTTGATTTCGCATTAATTTGGAGCGTAGGATGAAATTAAGGACTGTTGTAAATGGTATAAGCAGAACCGGTTTCTGCTCTGTTCTGGGAGGGTGCTGTCCGATTCTGTTCAAGGCTGGAATTGGTGTCGCCTtggcttgaattttttgtttagacatgctacgacgTATATGCATGTGTTATTGAGGAGTATATGCAGTGGATTGACGATTAGGGGTAGTTTTGTGGCTAAACGGCGCGAATGAACCTAAATCGTACTCTGCCCTGTTTTGGATAGAATTGATTTTGGACTTGGACGTTTGACTGAGCGGTTGTGGCTAGCTCAATTAAAAAGGTAAATTGCCCTTAACCCTTTATTAAGACATTAGGGTACTAAGGGACCAATTTGTGATCCAATTGGGTGAATTATGAGGCAAGTTATGCATGATCGATTGCATTGAATGATTATATGGTATTTAATCATCTGTATGATACGAGAataaattatgcttgaattggcGGGACTTATACTTGTTAACTTGATTGCATAGTGGTGCAATTTGTGCCGGGCCTAGTGTAATGTGGCCGTGAGTATTCTCGTGTGATAGATTAATTGTTCGCTAAGTCGAgctatactcgatcatgaagtctaCAAAATGAGAATTGTATTTGTGAACCTTTGGCCAATGGGAAGGTTTTGACTGAATTTGAGTCTGATCGATTGGATTGCAAAGTCATGGACTATggtaacccgaggcgttatgacgcgggttatgagattatttgtACCCTGATGCGTTATAACGCGGGGTTTTGacattatcccgaggcgttaaacgcgggatttgacctgatgcgttattacgcgggtcccggcaaatatatatataacccgatgcgttattacgcgggtcttgcCAAGTACCTCaagatagcccgatgcgttattacgcggatcttgttattaaaaaaaaaaaaaaagattactatACCAAGACGTAGAGCTTGGTTCTGAACCACCGAATGCCTGGTTATTGTGATTGTTTAAATTGCCAATGTCTATGTCTGCACTCGCATCATATCTATACTGATTTTATTGACGTCTTcggacgtctttgatttgagaagtagtttggaggtactagtggcttagtctagggttagggttgatttctcgagatttattctcaccccgtcgtgggatcctTTTTTTTAGACCCCTGCACTCGAAGATGCTACCGGTTCGCACGGGAGATCCCAAGGAGATGACCTCcacttttgatgaatttcccGATGGTAGAGGGTTTATATACATTAGGAAGTGTACTGCCGTCCGGGTGGATGAAGGAAAGGAACAGTTAGTACCTCATCGTTATGAGGCGTGGTATCGTCGAGTTAGGAACATTACAACAGGTCCACTAAAGCCAACGTAAGTCCCTAGAGGAGTAGTGCCCAACCGGTGTCACCCTATCCGAGATGACGTAGAGCTGGAAATTAGTATGGTTGGATCGACGAACATCCTAGAGAGTACTCATAAAGCCGAGGAGGACATAGAAGTGATCGAGATTTCTGActcgaagaaggaggaggaggaggagaatgccATTGAGGTACGATCTGACAGTTCTTCTGATTACGACCCCAGAGCGGACCAAgacgaggatgaggatgagACCGATAGTTCAGTGTAGTGGTGTTATTTCTCCGGGATtttggttgtcttttgctaGAGACTTTTGACGAGACCAAGTGGATGTCCGTTGTATTTTGACCCGACCTTCCTGTAAGACTTTGATGCATATGTTAATTATGTGTGGGGTACCTCGATGTACCTTTTGTTTGTCGTGGTTATTTATTTAGTTCCGCGTGTACATCTAATTTGAGTTTTATCATCGTTCGGATCCTGGAGTATGACGATCGTAAAGGGATGTGGCGAGCACTAGGGTACGCGGGCGTGACAAAACTAGTCATCGTCTTATATCCTATCGGCGACGGCATCTACAAGTGGTGACCCCATGCACGTGGCACTCCGGGCACAGCAAGTAGGCATTCCCAAAGGAGCATCGGTCCTTCACAGGCTACAATCGGCATCCGACAAACTATCCATACTCCATACCGGCTGTGCACCGTACCTAAAGAGTCGGacatctaataagtcgtgtgattTCGTGTTGTAAGTACAGTATGAACTTATTAGGCGTCGCATGATCTTTCCATTATATGACCATTCATTTCATTCGACAAACAACTGATTCTTATCTTTAATTATGGTCCGATGCTCATGTAACATGCTCAAGACTCGGCTCGGCTATTTTCATTCTAAAACATGCATCTTGAGTCACACGAGGTCATCCGAATGCGCCATGCTACCCGCACTACTTTGTAGGTAAATACGGGGCAAGTAGTCATAATCGTCCATCCATTTCAACCACCAATAAATCAAATCAGCCCATCATATGATTGATATGAATAGCCAACTCGATAGCAAACATGCACACATTGAGAACCAACTTCATTCTTATAAAAGGGGTCTCGGAACCAAGTAATCAAGTCTCAAGCAATTGGAATCGACTAACCTCCTTGATTAAGGCCATTTAGCCGAATTTCAGTTtttaacctaaaccgacccCAATCGATCTACCTAAATATCTAAATAGTCTAATCACACTAATTCTAAACGTAATTAGCTACTTAACCATggattaggggttaactcacattTAATTGGGCGAGGCGAGTGCAACGGCGGTCCTTGATAACTTTAGGTGCGAACGTCGAACTTTATTGGATCGCGGCCTAAGACCACCAACAATGGGCACAAACTTTCGGCCCAATGGGCCCACGAGCTTGAGATTAAGCCCAACTTCACAGCCCGGAATAGATTGGGCCTCGGTCTAATTTGCTGGCCCACCAAACAAGCCCAAGCAAAATCGGCTAAAACTGGATAGGCAACAAGACAGGGTAATTCGAGCTATGGTGGCTCGTCCGACGAGCGGCAAGATGGTGGCGAGCAGTAGACGGCTTGGGGAAATCTTGAGGTGAATGGTGGTAGTCGGTGATGGCTCATGGTGGTTAGAATAGTGGCCGTCAATCACAAATAGAAGCAGTGGCATAATAGAATAGAGAATTGAAATAGGGCAGGGGGTTGCTGGTTGCTTCGGTGGTCGGGGTTGGTAGTGGGGGTCGGAGAAAAGATTAGGTGTTGGAGGAAGTGGGGGTGGTGGCTAAGGTAGCCTCACAAAGGTGGAACAGCAAGCAACGTAGAAGGGCAGGGCGGGACAGCGACAGAAGTGGCTTCCTAAGGTTGTTTCGTGGCTCTCCGGTGGTTAGTAGTGGCTAGAGGCATCGGAGGAAGGCGGGTGAGGGTCGTGGGTGGTTGGTGGTGCTCGGTATATACCAggaacagcagcagcagctgccGGGACCAAAGGAGTAGCAAGAATGGCGGTGGAGGCATAACTAGGCTTGGGGCTATTTATTGTAGTTCGGGGCTATCCCCATGGTGTGTGGTGGTCGTGTGGTGGTCGACGGAAGCTAAGGAGGTTGGGGAGAGGGTGAAGCGGTGGCTAGGGGTGCTcgattggagagagagagagagagagagagagagagagagagagagagagagagagagagagataaggtaGGGCCTACCCTCATCAATGCTTTGTCTCCTAGTTCATAAACCCTatggggcaaaatcgtcatttctcaaaatatCCAGGGCGTTTTGGTCTTTTGTCATTCTAAGGATAGTTTAGGCAATTAGCAATTCTAAGAAGGGTATTCTAGTCCAAATTCAATCTAGTTTGGTTAAAACGAAGCCTAGGTTCAAGAATTTCAATCCTAACACAAAACGATCAATCGATcaaaccctaaactaatttgatCGTCGATTCAGGAAATTCTCGATTTCCATTGTCTAATTCTTAGGAATTCACTCTCAAGCAACAAACTGGATTTCACGGACAATTTATGAACTATATTCTATTACCAAAAAGTGATCGGATTTCCAAGGTGTCACAACTCTCTCTACCTTGGGAAATTTCGCCCCCGAAATTTACACTGCTACTAATTGTCTTAAAAAAGATCGGGATAAGTACGTCTCATAATTTCTTCACTTTCCCGTGTGGCTCCTTTCGTCCCATGGTGTTGCCGGATCACCTTGACCAAGGGAATCGTCTTGTTACGGAGCACTTGTTCTTTCCAATCCACGATCCCGATTGGGTGTTCTACATACAACGCTCGCTCATTCAATTCGATCTCTTTGTAGCTTGGTATATGAGCGGGGTTAggctcgtacttcctcaacatcgaGACGTGAAATACATTATGAACTTGAGCAAGCTTGGGTGGAAATGCAAGACGATATGTCATAATCCTAATTAGTTCCAAAATCTCGAACGATCCAACGTATCTTGGactcaattttccctttttcgccAAATCGGGATGTTCCTTTTATAGGTGATACCTTTAGAAACACATGATCCCCAACTTGAAATTCCAAAGGCCTACATCTCTTGTCAGCATAgcttttttgacgattttggGCCGCCTTAAATTTATCCGTAATGATCTTGATGGCTTCTATCGATTGTGGTATTAAATCGGGACCCGTAATCTTCTTTTCTCTAACTTCAACCCAACAAAATGGTGTCCCGCAAAGTCTACCATACAGAGCCTTGAATGGTGCCATCCGAATACTACGTTGATAACTATTATTGTAAGCGAATTCAACTATGTGTAATTGTTCCTCCTAGTTACCTTTGAAATCCAAGACACAAGCTCGCAACATATCCTCGAGTGTTTGAATCGTCCTTTCGGACTAACCATCCATCTACGGATGAGAAGCCATACCGAACTGCAATTTTGTTCCCGTGGCATTTTGTAAGCTTTTCCAAAACATTGTAGTGAATTTAGGATCATTGGAACTCCATGTAATCTTATGATATGTCTCACATACAAGTCTGCATACCTATCTAAGGCAAAATCCTTTCTAACGAGAATGAAATGTACCGACTTTGTCAATCTTTCGACTATGATCTAGATTGAATCATGTCCTTTCTGACTTCTCGGTAAGCCCATCATGAAGTCCATAGTGATGTGTTCCCATTTTCATTCCGGGATTTCTAAGGTTTGTAGCAATCCTTCAGATTTACAGTATGCGCCTTAACCTGCTAACATATCAAGCACTTTGCCACATGTTTAGCTATGTTGGCTTTCATGCTACTCCACTAATAATGTTGTTTTAGGTTCCGGTACATCTTTGTACTTCCCGGGTAAATACTATAGTTGCTACAATACGCTCTTGACAAGATATCCTTCTTTAACTTCTCGTTGTCGAGTACGACTAAACGTCCTCGGAACTTTAGAGTTTTGTCGTTAGTTACTTGGAAATCGGCGCTTTTCTTGGCTGAGCTatcttgaaggatcttttgGACGGTGGGGTCCGTCGATCGCAAGGTCTTAATCCTTACCCGTACTTTTGGCTCAATCCTCAAGGTCGCAATTAAACTTGATAAGTGACTAACTTCCAACTTGAAGTCAGAGTCTCTAACTTCCTCTAGTAAATGCCATTCATCGAACTGTAATTGAGCAATTATTGATTTTCTACTCAAGGCATCCACGACCCTATTCGCCTTACCCGGATGGTATAAAATCTCACAATCGTAATCCTAAAGCAACTCCATCCATCGATGTTGCCTCATGTTCAATTCCTTTTACGAGAATAAATACTTTAAGCTTTGATGAACGATATACACCTGAAATCTCTCTCTAATTAGATAATGTCGTCAAATCTTGAAGGCAAATACAATCGCAGCCAATTCCAAATCATGTGTTGGATAGTTCATCTCGTGGGGTCTTAATTGGCGAAAAGCATAGGTGACCACTCTTTCGTGTTGTATTAAGATGCAACCTAAATCTTTGAGCAAGGCGTCGCCGTAGATCTCAAATCCTCAAGAACTAGACAGAATATTCAAAACAGGAGCTGTAGTTAgtttatgcttaagctcttgaaattCCGCTCGAATTTCTCCATTCATTCAAACTTTACGTCCTTCTTGAGTAATTGCGTCAAAGGCGAGGCTATAGTTGATAATCTTTTTACAATCGTCTGTAATAGCTCGCTAACTCGAAGAAACTTCTAATCTTAGTCACTGTCGTTGGCCTTGGCCGGTTTATAACTACTTCAATCTTTGATGAATCGACGGCAATACCCTCTCTAGATACTACATAGCTAGAGGATGCCACGTGAGCTAACTAGCATTTACTAAAATTGGCATACAATTGACTCATTCTAAGAGTTTTCAACACTCTCCTCAAATGTTGTTCATGATCTTCAGGATTCCTCGAGTACACTAGAATGTCATCTATGAACACGATCACAAAACGATCAAAGTAATCCTTGAATACTCTATTCATtaaatccataaaagcagcgggAGCATTTGTCAATCTGAACGGCATTatcgtaaactcataatgcccataatGCATCCTAATGTAGTTTTGAGAATATTCTCTTTCCCGATCCGCAATTGACGATATCCCATTCGCAGATCTATCTTAGAGAATACTAAAGCCCCTTGCAATTGATTGAACAAATTATCGATCCTTGGCAaagggtacttgttcttgatcgttACCCGATTCGGTTGTCtcaagtcaatgcataatcgcaatgatccgtctttctttttcacgaaCAATACAGGTgctccccaaggcgatgcaTTAGGACGGATAAATCCTTTTTCCAATAACTCTTGCATCCGAACCTTGAGCTCGGATAACAATATCCTGTTTGGTGCCTTAGAAATTGGCTCCATTCCAGGGATCAATTCAATCGCAAACtcaatttccctttttggtGGTAAACCGGGCAATTCCTTAGGAAAGACATCGAGAAATTCTCGCACGATTGGAATGTCCGCCAACTTAGGTTCCTCAATAGAAACATCAACCACGGACGCTGCATAACCTTGGCAACCATTCTCTAGTAAACGAGTCACCTCAAGTGATGAGATCATCATCGTCGAGGTTCCTCCTTGACTACCCACAAATTCAAAGCTAGCACCATTCAATGGACTAAACTGAATCACCTTATGATAACAATCCATTGTAGCTCTTTGCTTCTTTAGCTAGTCCATTCTAACtatcacatcaaagtcatatatttctaacataatcaaatctaccttaTCCTTATGACCACCCACAACAAGTCCGTAATCGGGGCTACCTACAACAGCTATTATGCTATCCTTTAGGGGTGTAGAAATTCTAAACATAGTGCCCAATGGTTTTAGACTCAAACCAACGAGTTTAACAAATTGTTCAGCCATGAATGAATGTGTAGCACCAGGATTAAGCAGATCATAGGCAACTTGGTCACGTAAGAGAACCGTACTTGTTACGGTTGGCGAATCCTTCACCTCATCTTGGGTGACCACAAACACCATTCCTTGTGCCGGAGATCGATTCGGAATGTTCCTTAGCATTGAGGGCAATTCCTCACTTGGTGACCAAACCGACCACACTCGTAACATGCTCCAGTCTTCATTGGACGCTATCCCGGTCCATGCCTCCGAATGTACATACGACACTCCTCGCCTTGGCAATATGTCGGCTTGTTAATCGCACTTGCCCTATTCGGCAGAATATGAGTCTTGCTACTAGACATCGGTTTCTTTCCTTATCGAACATCTCTCATGTTCGAACGGGCAAAACATGAACTAGAAGTAGTGGCAGCCCTTTCCATCAAATTCGTTTCTACCAATTGGGCTCTGATATAGCTCAATATAGTCCTTTAGGTTAAAGGGCACCAATACATCCTTTATCTTGGGTCCCAAACCATCCCGAAATCTCTTAGCTTTATCCTTAAGATTCTCAACCATTCTTGGAGCATATCGAGACAACACTGTAAATCTTGCCTCATATTGGTCCATCGTCATCCGATTTTGACGCGGATGCATGAATTCATTCAACTTCCGTTCCCGAGCGCAATCTAAAAAATACTTGCCATAAAAGGCTTCCACAAATGTATCCCACCTCAAAATTGCGCCTTTAGGAAAGATTTGTCCTTTGAATGCCTCCCACCAATTGCTTGCATTACCCCGCATCCGATAGACGGCTAGAGTAATCTTGTTCTCATCAATGAACCTTAGCAAGGCAAACACCTTCTCAAGTTCCTTAATCCACTGGGTAGCAGCTTTAGGGTCTCCTTCTCCCGCAAACTTAGGTGGcttcaacttcaaaattgatTCCACTAACTTGTGCATTTGCATGCCTTCATTGATGTTCACGGCTAAAGGACCTACTTGGGGTACCTCAGCGACGGCGGCATTCTGATTTCTCGTCCGTTGTTCTACCAAATATCTTAGTCCTTTTAGGATGTTATCGATCATTCTCGGATCCCTTTTAGGAAGTCCATGAGATGTTCCTTCACCTCCCAAGGTTTCATTGACCCTTGGATTCTACTAGGCAGGCCTACTTTGGGGTGCTCTTCCATCGCGCTTGCTCATTATGTAGGTATTATATTGAATCCCGCTTACCCCATAGCAAAGCGCGATAAGAAGGCAACTCAAAAGCATTAGAATATAAGCAGCAATCACATGCATGAATCGTATAATCCGACTAACTATCCTATTTTCCAAAGCTCCTTATCACTCCGGATTCATAACCCGGTGAATAGGCCgatcttgctctgataccaccttgggcggggatgtcacgtcccGATCCTCGAGAACGCActatccctaccaattcgccttAGGTCATAATGATAACGTCCTATATACGTTATCGACCCATGATACCATAATGCACATACGGAaatgtataactcccaaataCATAAAACAACATTGATAGTTAAATATAAACACTCGTAATAGTAGGATGTCAAAACACGTTGCAATCAATACAATATCAAAAGTATATCATAGTAACCCTATACAGCCTACGTTAAGTACAACCCCACACTTCGGGGTGGCTCTCTAAGACCATCAAAAAGAGGCAAAAAAGGTCGGGTAGGGTTAGTCGtttatctactccaaaagataTAGCTCCAAAGACTATGAACTCCAAAAGTCAACCTTAGGGGTTATGGTCAGAAGAAACTTCCACTATGTCATCATCACTCGAGTTAGGTTTAGGGTCGGGATCTACTATCTTGCTATCGAGGTTACCCATAAAACCGGAATGATCTTCGCGAGGACCAAAGGCTTGATTGCTATCATGAAGAACCCATGCCCTAAAGGGATGAGGCACCAAATCATCAAAGCCTTCCTCTACGTAGATTGTTGTGATACATTCTTTTCGGATCTTATTCATGCCGGGGACTGGGTGACGGGTAACCCGAATTCCAATGTGAGATGGAATCCGATACCTAACTAGACATTGCGGATCCGACATCTTACCTTGGACCCGAAAGATGTTCCCATAATGGAGTAAGATATAATcttagtgagtcaacgcctaagccctaCTAAGGCGTTAATTCATCTAGAACGTCCTATCAATCAATTACTTGGCACCAGATAGGTATATCAATCACGTGCAACTTACCCATTGAGATATCATGCATAATGCAACGTGAATGCAACATATAATCGTGTCAAATCAAAGCAATAATCGGTTAAATAATCGTAATGCATCCGAGCATCGATCGGACATTGGACACCATACGAGGTCCATTTATTAATTAATGATCCGGGACAATTAATGAAACCTATACCGCCCTTAACGGTGTCTTCACGTAAACAAGGCATTGTCCCATAACCTATCAGCAATGACATCTACAAGTGGTGACCCCATGCACGTGGCACTCTAAACACAGTGAGTAGGCATTCCCAAAGGAGTATCGGCCCTTTACAAGCTACAATCGGCATCCGACAATCTATCCATACTCCATACCAGGTGTGTACCGTACCTAGAGAGTCCggcatctaacaagtcgtgtgATTTCATGTTGTAAGCATGGCATAGACTTATTAGGTGTCACATCATCATtccatcatatgaccattcaTTTCATTCGACAAATAGCCGGTTCTTATCTTTAATTGTGGTCGGATGCTCATCTAACATGCTCAAGACTCAGCCCtcggccattttcatgctaaaacatgcatCTTGAGTCACACGAGGTCATCCGAATGCGCCATGCTACCCCCATTACTTTCTAGGTAAATACAGGGCAAGTAGTTACAACTGTCCATCCATTTCAGCTACCAATAAATCAAATCACCCTATCACATGATTGACATGAATAGCCAACTCGATAGCAAATATACacactttgagaaccaacttcatTCTTATAAAAGGGGTCTCGGAACCAAGCAATCAAGTCTTAAGGAATTGGAATCGACTAACCTCCTCAATTAGGACCATTTAGCCTAATTTCGGTTCTTAACCTAAACCGACCCCAATCGATCTACCTAAATATCTAAATAGTCTAATCACACTAATTCCAAACGTAATTAGCTACTTAACCATGGATTATGGGttaactcatatttaatttgGCGAGGCGAGTGCAACGGCGGTTCTTGATAACTTTAGGCGCGAACATTGAACTTTATTGGATTGCGGCCCAAGACCACCAACAATGGGCACAAACTTTCTGCCCAATAGGCCCACGGGCTCGAGACCAGGCCCAACTTCATAACCCGGAATAGATTGGGCCTCTGCCCAATTTGTTGGCCCACCAAAGAGGCCTAAGCAGAATTGGCCAAAATAGGATAGGCAACAAGCGGGGGTAATCCAGGCCGTGGTGGCTCGTTCGGCGGCAAGCAAGGTAGCGGCGATAGCGGAGAGCTTGGGAAAATCTTGAGGTGACTGGTGGTGGTCATAATAGTAGCGGGCAGCCATAAACAAAAGCAATGGTAGAACATAATGTAAGACCAAAATAGGGTAGGGGAGGTCGTTAGCTATTTCGGTCCGTCCAATGATTCTGTGGTTGTAACCGGTGGTCGATGCTGGTAGTTGGGGGTCAAAGGAAAGCTTAGGTGGTTGGAGGAAGTGGGGGTAGCGGCTAAGGTGGCTGTACAAAGGTGGAACAGATGGCGATGTAGCAGAGCGGGACAGCGACATAAGTAACTTTCCGGGGCTATTCCGGGGCTCTCCGGTGATCGTTGTGGCTAGAGGCGTCGGAGGAAGGTCGGTGAGGGTCGTGGGTGGTTGTTGGTGGTTGGTACACGTCGAGAACAGCAGTAGCAGCTGTAAGGACCGAAGGAGCAGCAGCAATGATGGTGGAGGCAGAACCGGGAGTCGGGGTTGTTTATGGAGGTTAGAGCTTATCTCGGCGATGTGCGGTAGTCCTGTGGTGGTCGACGGAAGCTGAAGAGGTTAGGGAGAGGGTGAAGCGGTGGCTGCGGGTGCTCAACCGGATAGaaaccgatatatatatatatatatatatatatatatatatatatatatatataggagaGGGGGGTCGGTTGGATGAGATGAGGGGGAATAAAAGAGAGATAAGGGCGGTGGCCCTTTTTGaccaaagagggagagagagataaggTAAGGCCCATCGTCAT
It encodes the following:
- the LOC115742113 gene encoding uncharacterized protein LOC115742113, which codes for MIDNILKGLRYLVEQRTRNQNAAVAEVPQVGPLAVNINEGMQMHKLVESILKLKPPKFAGEGDPKAATQWIKELEKVFALLRFIDENKITLAVYRMRGNASNWWEAFKGQIFPKGAILRWDTFVEAFYGKYFLDCARERKLNEFMHPRQNRMTMDQYEARFTVLSRYAPRMVENLKDKAKRFRDGLGPKIKDVLVPFNLKDYIELYQSPIGRNEFDGKGCHYF